The following nucleotide sequence is from Sander lucioperca isolate FBNREF2018 chromosome 19, SLUC_FBN_1.2, whole genome shotgun sequence.
ATGTCATATTGTTGGTTTTTTATCAGTATTGCCAAGATCTCTCCGTTTTGCAGAGCTATTGTATGTTGTTGACAAGCAAGTATGCTAACATTCAGAAGTCAACCTGCTTCAGTTGTTCACATACTTTCTGCCAAAAGTAAGTCGACAAAAGTATGTAGACAACTGAACACAGCAGGTTGCCCTCTTAATGTTCCACCCATTTGTGATTGTTGAACATCTGATTTCTAAACTAATTGGCATTACTATGGAGGTGAGGTCGGCCACTGATGTTTGGAGGCCTGGCACGCAGGACAGAGGCTTCCCCAAACTGTCACCACAAAGTTGGAAGGAAGGCTGAGTGAACAGTGAATGAATCAAATAGTCAGTcgacagaagaagaagatgataaGATGTATTTGTCATACATGATAGTAAATATCTtgaggttttggactgttggtcagattAAACAAGACATCTGATAGACTATCACATTTGATAGACAAAAGATTTATCAATAAAAGATTTAGTAGATGAATTGATAGTGAAAAAAAGTTAGTTGGAGGCACCCTATTGTTTAGGTAAGTATCATTGTATGCTGTATGATTTATGATTTCACTGAACTGGAACTAAGGAGCGTAGGCCAAACCACCAAAACAGCCCAAAAACAAGTAGTATGTGAGCAGGTGTGTgcatatacttttttttcagaTAGGAGGAGTTAACTGCTCAGCCTCACTGAGTtttcctttttgtgtgtgtttgtaggttTTCTCATCACACCCCACACTATGCTGGGCTGCTTCCTGGGAGGAGGCTGCTGTCCTCTGGTCTGCCTGTTGGccctgctgctgcctctggTCTCCCTCAGTCACTTGAACCAACATGGGCCCAGGAGCGACGGTGCGAGGGACCGGCCCAAGCTGCTGCTCGTGTCCTTCGACGGCTTCCGCTGGGATTACATCGACCGGGTCCCGACGCCTAACTTCCACCGCATCATTTATGAGGGCGTGACGGTGGAGCGCGTGGAGAGTGCTTACATCACCAAAACCTTCCCCAACCACTACAGCTTGGTGACGGGGCTGTATGCTGAGACGCATGGCATCGTGGCCAACGAGATGTACGACCCCGCTCTGAACCGGTCCTTCTCCATGGAGACCGACAGTATTTATGAGTCACGGTGGTGGGAGGAGGCGGTGCCTCTCTGGGTGACCATCCAGAAAGCTGGAGGGCGGAGCGGGGCGGCTATGTGGCCAGGGTCCGATGTGAAGATCCACGGCATGTTCCCCAATAAGTACCTCCCGTACAATGCCTCAGTGTCCTTTGAAGCCAGAGTGGAGCGGATCATTGAGTGGTTCTCTGCACCCAAAGATGCAGCGGTGGATTTTGGAGTTCTGTACTGGGAGGAGCCGGACGAGAGCGGACACAACCTGGGACCTCAGAATTCCCTCATGGACGTAGTCATCGCCGGAATTGACGAGAAGCTCGGCTTCCTCATGAACGAGCTGAAGAAGGCGGGGCTGTATGAGAAAGTGAACCTGATAGTGACCAGTGACCACGGGATGGCGCAGCTTTCCCCTGATAAAATCATAGAACTGGATGAGTATGTGAGCAGAGACCTGTACACCTGGGTGGATAAGAGTCCAGTGGTGGGAATACTGCCCAAAGAAGGTATCACTGTAAAACATCTGTCACATTCAATGCTGTCATGAAACTTGATTAAAGGTGGAAATGTATTATCATGTAATGTCATCTGTCTTGCAGGGAAGTTTGATGAGGTGTACAGTAAGCTGGCGGATGCAAACCCGAACATGATGGTGTACAAGAAGGAAGACATTCCCGAGCACTTCCACTATCAACACAACATCAGGATCATGCCCATCCTCATAGAGTCCAAGGAGGGCTGGACCGTCGTGCAGAACAGGACTGCGCCTTTCATGCGTACGTATTCAAACGCCATAAAGCTGTGTTGGGATTATATTCTGGTTTGTGGCTCTACACATTAAACAAGGTTTTTGGCAGTTGTTTCAAACGGCAGGATCAGTCTGCTTTAATAATAGCTTCacaggagatttttttttaaaatcattgaACCAAAGCTAGCGCATGTTATACCAGCTGTAATTAACAGAAATAGACAGATTTTCACTTAGAAACAGCAGGAGTGTGTGGGTTTGAAAGTTTGTCCTGCGCAATTATTTTCTTCAATTTAAATTAAGCAGGTTGTTTTTCAAACGTCCTCTCTTCAGATTAGAGATACCAAAACGGTGTACCAGGCAGAGCTTTTCCATTGGAGCCGCagcttttcctcctctcctgttgAAGGCTTGTTGATCAGTAAAATGGCCTGGTCAAGTGTGGCTGGAAGAAAAACCTGCTGACTCTGTCCTCAGTGACAATGTGGTGTTAGACTGCTGAGCTAGATATGTGTAGTATGCTACTATGCTGGATATCAAAAGTTGTTTCTACCATGTAGCTGTTTGATTTATGAGGGATCAATAGGCCCCGGATGATAAAACCATAGCTGTTACTGTCGAGCATTGGCAACTTCTGCTTCTCAGTGCATTACAGGGAAGGCACTTAAGATATATTAGTGTAGACCCAGTGTGAATGACTTGCAGCAATGCTCACATATTTGATGAGATCGGTGTATGTGGACTGGACCTGCACTTCTTGGTGGTTGAAGATTAAAGGTACAGTCAGATGACAGTTCAGCCTTATGAATACACACCTTCTCCCCTGTTTACTTCAATTGAAGATGGAACAACAGATGAATTCAAGCAtgcatttctttgtgttgaTGCGATCTCACATCCGTATTTATATTCTTCTTAAGGTGTTGCGTTATGTGTGTCTTTTAGGTTTAACAAACATGTTAAATGCATTTCCTTGATCATGAAACATTTACAAAGCAAtttatattttgaaatatttcGAATCCTGCATTGTTTACTAGCTAGCAGTCATCTTCTTGCCTGCCTTTGGTTAGATTGCGTAACGCGTCGCCCCCGCACTTGCACGTGCGTCCGAGTCATGCATGTGTACAATGAAAACTAAGGGAGAAAAACTTCTCAGGGTACCTTTTTAAtaagtcttaaatttgataaGTCTGAGATACTGAAACCTGATTGGATAGTAGTTGAACCGACTGATGCTGCCATCACAGCCAGCATTGATGAACTGTATTGATTTCACACACAGCGCACTTAGTGAATCCAGTCAATTCTTTAGGAATGTAATTGCACTGATGTATTTTAGGAGCAGTAGTTTGCCAGTCTAAGCGTTCATCAAAAGGGCTATGTGCTTGTGTATTTTGATTAAATTGTTACTGTTGCTTGTGCTTTGCTGTGATTGCTTTAGCAGTAACCAGTCAGCTGGGCCAAGCAGTGATGGTAGTAAATCATCTGACAGAGCAGCAGTGCCAGATTCCATaaatctctctctgcctgtaaTTCATGGGATGTAGAAACTGAAGATCTACAGATTAACAATGGAAGAATAATTAACATCAAAGCATTGTACCCGTTTatgcaaatataaatatgtcTTGTCTTTTCTCTCCAGTTGGAAACCATGGCTATGACAACACCTTGCGTAGCATGCAGCCTGTGTTTGTGGCCCGTGGGCCGGCCATTCGGCAGAATTACGTCAAGACTTCCATGCGCTCCGTTGACCTTTACCCTCTCATGTGCCACATCCTGGCCATCCCCCCTCTACCAAACAATGGCTCCCTCTCAAATGTTCAGGACCTGCTGTCCCTAGAGCCAACTCCATCCACGGCACCCAGCATCCCTCCCAGGGCCAACGGGTATTCCTACGCCCCCGTCGTGGGTTCTTTCATCGGTGTGGTGATGGTGCTGGGCTTTCTGATGGTCTACATCAGACAAGTGACGCTCAAACAGCTGCCCTCACTAAAACACAGAAGCAGGGAGATGTCGCAGCCCTTACTGCAAGAGGACTTGCACCTGTAGCTGAAGAAACCGAAGGGATGGCAGACGTAAAAGAAGAGGAGGTATTGCTCCCCAAGGTAGTCCACTCTGTCCAGAAGCATCCCCTAACGCCTCCCTCATACGACTGAATGCCATCGTACTGCTCTTTCTATTAGTCGGAGATCAAGGGAATCTAACCTAATCATGTGTAGAGGTACATCTCGCTTGCTTGCTTGCGTGTAAGGGAAATGTCTGGGGTATGCTTCTGGTGCAGatttaatcaaaataataaaccTTTACATGGGCTTTATAGTGGCTTTGCTTTGATTGTGAACTTTACCTAATATCATCTCATCATTTTCATTGTCACTTATAAGTAAAAAGTCAAAGCTAAGAGTGAAATTATAACCTGTGATTGTAGCAAGTATGAACCTTTGTTGGCCAAAACAACTGACTTGGATAACATAAAGGTGTCAGTATGCTCGAAACAAACTTGTTTTTCTGAAGGGAAAGGTGTTATTAGCTTAACAGCCACAGTCGAAGGTGGGGTGAAAAGCAAGCCATCATAGTGAGGGGCAAGAAGCATAACTACACACACCTTCAGACAATATTTACTCAATGGCATTCTTAGTGTTGCACTCATTTGCACGTAAGAAAACAAGTAAGGAAGTGTGAACGGCAGTAAGGTTTGGAGGGAAGGGGTTTCAGATGTCACCGATCCAAAAAGCATCAAGAACCATACTGACACCTTTACTCCCTGACAGTAACAGTGGTATGGACGGCAGTAGATGTCGTTTGTTCTGCACTTTCAAATCTATGCAATACAGATTTGTATGTCATGCGGTAAAGAAGAAACTAGGTCACGTCAGGGTATCTTGCCACCAATTGTTCTACTTGTGGTCTAAGCACTGAATTAGAAGTTACTCGAAATACAAAAGCTGTGATAACTAAAGTTCAAGTGAAAGTTTCAGGAGATTGGCTGGAgtcagtgttatttttttgaaTGTTACTTGGAAGCAGATGTTCCACTAAAAACTCACTCCGTGTACCAGACTTCTGCTCATAGGTGTAGGTCATCCCCTGAGCCGTTCACATCACAACCTTGCTCTTTAGTAGGCAGTTACCATTTGCCTTTTAACTTAACGGAGAACATCTCTCTAAGGTGTGCAATCATTTGTGTGTCAGGTTTATTTTTGTAGAGTTTGTGTTTGGAGGGCATTTTTTTGTATAGATGACGTGTACTACCCTTCATAAGTCATAATAACCATGGCCATTTGTTGGTGAAATGTGAAGTGCAATTGTTATTGGTCAGTATTTTGTCTTAGGGATTTTAAGGGTTTGGCTGTTGCTTGGTTGAGAAGACTATTTCAGCATGACTTGCAAGAACAGTTCCCCTGATTTGCACTACAGGATAGAAATGAAACGGAACGTCTTTGGTTGCTTTTTTGGTCATGTATAATTTGCACTTCTTGTTCGTAGTTGCTATttgaaattatatttaaaaaaaaaaaaaaaaaagttaggtgCCTCTTGCCAAAAAGCTTTTTAAATGGCATAATCATAGAAAGTCAAGTAGAATCCAAATcagcaaataaattatatagTATTTTTCTCCGCATCTTTTAACAAACAATTGGTTACATTTTCTCCTTATGCTTTTAGATGCTTTACTATTGcccaaaaaaaagacagacatcACTGTGATATATACTTTTTACAAAATTTAAATTCATAAATTGAAAGCATTTGTATGGAAATAGTTAATTTTCTGATAGTCTTGTTTTATGAAAGACAAATGTTGTCTGATAATTTTCCCCCAACTTGTTGACGGAGAAATGAAATACATCCAGAATGTTTAAATAATTCATTCAAAATTGTTAGAAAAGAATAAATATTATCAAGTTTATTTCTGTTGATTATTAACTTGGATTTGAACTATGGATAATTAATATGATTTACTAATTAACTATCTTTGCCATGTTGATGCAATTAAAGAGTCTTCTGAAATTAAAAAGGGACTTATGTGAAACTGAGcagtttgtattttattttctgtgtgtgtatgtgtgtgagtacgTGTAAGCGTTTGTGTATAATGCCAGGGCTTTCTTAGTCCAGACCATTTATATCTCCACTTTACTCAAGCGTATACCGACAAGAAAGAGGCCAAACAGTTCAAGAGATCTGATTCTGAAGGCTGACAAAATCTATGTAGAAATAGCAACTAATTATTTGGCATACATAAGGATTACAAGTTGTTAGCACTTTGGGACTGTATGAAAATTATTTGGGTGGAGAGCGGGGCTAaaccttttgtttttaaatagtaAGGCTCTCCTCGACATTATATAGTAGATCATTTCTTTGGACTCTCCCATTGAGAAAGAAAATGCAACACTACCTTCCCCTCCAATATCTCGAAAATATATTACTGAATTGGTGCAATTCATttcactataaaaaaaataaactattgcATAAACTAATTTGAATCTTGATATGAAAATAGAATGTCACACATCACATTAGAGCTGGAATTATACATTTGCCAAATTCTTGACAAACAATGCTGAACATAACTGGCAGTTGATTGTTAAATAAAGACCTTCCAATTAAACAGTTATTACTGTCACAGATTTAATAAAAACGGAGCACATAGTAAAaaataagatatatatatagatagatagatcgatctatatatatatatatatatatagatatctatatatatagatatctatatatatatatagatatctatatatagatatctatatatatatatatatatatatatatatatatatctatatatataaaaaatctgtggtaaaaatataaaatgccCTATAAATGTCAGACTCCTCCCTtcagcaaccccccccccccccaattctGACCCCCTCTTTCCCCCCTAGTAATTTGTGTACAGTCCTTAAAATCTTATTAACATGAACAGTAAAGTTGAAGCAACGATCCAAGCTCATCTCTTGCTTCAACTAAAGTGAACTATAGTCCTGAAAAATATTAACTTGTACGTTCAAAGTAAGAAACTTCGGTTAGCTTGGTAAATTAACAGAGTTGAATATTCGAAATTGTAACTTTAAAATTTGGATTATTAATGACTCCAAATTGGAGTAGGTTAACATGAGTGAAAACATAAACTCGAGCCAAAAAGTTCCAGTTCTAAGTGCTCCCTGCACTCACGAGGTGTATTGTTTTCTCACTGTCAATATGTCCTTGAAGGCACAGGCCTCAGCTTTTGCATAAATCACTTGTTAACTCGCAGGATCAAAGGTCTCCTATGAGTTATCGCTGGACTTTACCGTGCAGGCGCTCAGTCAggcagaggcaggcagactgtGTGCCAACACTTTAGACAACTTCAGCAGTCctctaaaaacaaaaccaacCCAGCAAACATGGAGAACATATATGAGACAATAGACGAGAGAAGTGTGCATGAAAAGCGTAGTGATGGAGCCGACAGCCCCGACCCAGAGCCCAAATACGAGAACTCCGGCGGGGCGAAGGAACAGCTGTACAGCGACGTGCAGGTCCACGTCTGTGCCGAGGAAGAGCGCAGCTCTCCATTATACATGGACATCAGAGACGGGGACAAACAGAGCAGCTCGTCCTCTTCATCCAGCGACGACGAAGAGGCTAAAGCAGAGGGAGTGGCAGAGGTGAGGGTGGAGCCGGTAGTGCAGGTGGAGGAAATGAACGGCGAGGCGCACGAAGGATCCAGGCGCTCATCGGCCTCCTCAGCATCCTCCGCTTCCCCCGGAGACCCGTGCGACGACCCGCCAATCCAGCCGAGGATCCAGGAAGAGGAGAACGCGGAGAATGGGATGCTGATGGCGTACACACACCCCAACAATGACAGCACCCCGGAGGAGTCTGTCGACTACAGCCTGAAAACTCTGGAGAATGTCACTTTGGATGAGAGCAGCGCAGCGCCGGCTGACCCCAGCCAGCCTGACATCTCTCTGTTCGTCAAGGTAAGAAGTACACTTAGGCTACAGAGGACCAAGCAGTCTCCGCAGGGTTTAACCTGGCCAGGTCAGGCTTCAGTTTGCTTCAGCCTCACTGTTCAGCATGAGGCATCACACCATGAAAGCAGCTGGATTCAAGTTGGCTTTCACTTTGATTAGTGATTAACTCAGCAGCAATATCCGATTTGCCA
It contains:
- the enpp5 gene encoding ectonucleotide pyrophosphatase/phosphodiesterase family member 5, whose amino-acid sequence is MLGCFLGGGCCPLVCLLALLLPLVSLSHLNQHGPRSDGARDRPKLLLVSFDGFRWDYIDRVPTPNFHRIIYEGVTVERVESAYITKTFPNHYSLVTGLYAETHGIVANEMYDPALNRSFSMETDSIYESRWWEEAVPLWVTIQKAGGRSGAAMWPGSDVKIHGMFPNKYLPYNASVSFEARVERIIEWFSAPKDAAVDFGVLYWEEPDESGHNLGPQNSLMDVVIAGIDEKLGFLMNELKKAGLYEKVNLIVTSDHGMAQLSPDKIIELDEYVSRDLYTWVDKSPVVGILPKEGKFDEVYSKLADANPNMMVYKKEDIPEHFHYQHNIRIMPILIESKEGWTVVQNRTAPFMLGNHGYDNTLRSMQPVFVARGPAIRQNYVKTSMRSVDLYPLMCHILAIPPLPNNGSLSNVQDLLSLEPTPSTAPSIPPRANGYSYAPVVGSFIGVVMVLGFLMVYIRQVTLKQLPSLKHRSREMSQPLLQEDLHL